The sequence below is a genomic window from Streptomyces sp. NBC_00289.
GCCGAGCTGGCCCGGCCGGGTCTGCAGATCATGTCGAGCGAGCAGTTCAACCAGGCGTTCACGATGCACGGCACGATCATGCTGCTGATGTTCGCGACGCCGCTGTTCGCCGGCTTCACGAACTGGATCATGCCGCTGCAGATCGGTGCGCCCGACGTGGCGTTCCCGCGGCTGAACATGTTCGCCTACTGGCTGTACCTGTTCGGCTCGACGATCGCGGTGGGCGGCTTCCTGACCCCGCAGGGCGCGGCCGACTTCGGCTGGTTCGCCTACTCCCCGCTGTCGGACGCGGTCCGCTCGCCGGGCATCGGCGCCGACCTGTGGATCATGGGTCTGGCCTTCTCCGGCTTCGGCACCATCCTCGGCGCGGTCAACTTCATCACCACGATCATCTGCATGCGCGCTCCCGGCATGACGATGTTCCGCATGCCGATCTTCGTGTGGAACGTGCTGCTGACGGCGGTCCTGGTCCTGCTCGCCTTCCCGGTACTCGCGGCTGCGCTGTTCGCCCTTGAGGCGGATCGGAAGTTCGGCGCTCACGTCTTCGACTCGGCCAACGGCGGAGCGCTGCTGTGGCAACACCTCTTCTGGTTCTTCGGCCATCCAGAGGTGTACATCATCGCGCTGCCGTTCTTCGGCATCATCTCCGAAGTGATCCCGGTGTTCTCCCGCAAGCCGATGTTCGGCTACATGGGCCTGATCGCCGCGACCATCTCCATCGCCGGCCTGTCCGTGACCGTGTGGGCCCACCACATGTACGTCACCGGCGGAGTGCTGCTGCCGTTCTTCTCCTTCATGACGTTCCTCATCGCCGTACCGACGGGCGTGAAGTTCTTCAACTGGATCGGCACGATGTGGAGGGGCAGCCTGTCCTTCGAGACGCCCATGCTGTGGGCCACGGGTTTCCTGCTCACCTTCGTCTTCGGCGGCCTGACGGGCGTGATCCTGGCATCACCACCCCTAGACTTCGCGACCTCCGACACCTACTTCGTGGTGGCGCACTTCCACTACGTCGTCTTCGGCACCGTCGTCTTCGCGATGTTCTCCGGCTTCCATTTCTGGTGGCCGAAGTTCACCGGCAAGATGCTCGACGAGCGCCTCGGCAAGATCACCTTCTGGACGCTGTTCATCGGCTTCCACGGCACCTTCCTGGTCCAGCACTGGCTGGGCGTGAACGGCATGCTGCGCCGGGTTCCGGACTATCTGGCCGTGGAGGGCCTGACCACGCTCAACACGGTGTCGACGATCTTCTCGTTCCTGCTCGGCCTCTCCTTCCTGCCGTTCCTCTACAACGTGTGGAAGACGGCCAAGTACGGCAAGCCGGTCGAGGTGGACGACCCGTGGGGCTACGGCCGCTCACTCGAGTGGGCGACCTCCTGCCCGCCGCCGCGGCACAACTTCCTCAGGCTGCCGCAGATCCGCAGCGAGTCCCCGGCGTTCGACCTGCACCACCCCGAAATCCTGCCGCAGGAGAAGGAGTTGACCCGCGCGTGAGCACCTTGGACAGCCGGGCGCTGCTCAACGAGATCGAGGGCCATCTGCTGATCGCCGCCGCCCACGAGGAGGGCCGCAGGGCGGCCGCGCACTTCAGCGCCCCGCTCCTCTGGCTGACGGACGGTCAGCGGGAGGAGGTGGAGCGCCGGTTCGAGGCGGAGTACCTCGTCCTCGCCCGCACCTCCTGGCAGCGCACGGCGGAGCGTGCCCGCGAGGTGCGGGGCGAGTACGAGGAGACGTACCGCGGCCTGCGGCGCCGCCTGCTGGCCGGCTGGCTGCTGGTGTGCGCCGTGGCCGCCGCCGCCGTGGTGCTGACCCTCGGGTAGGACCTGTTCCGCTCCGCCCTACGTCAGGGTCCACTTCTGGTTGTCGCCGCCGTCGCAGGTCCACAGGTCCAGCGGGCTCCCGTTGGCGGTGGCGTTGTTGTACACGTCCAGGCAGAGACCGGCGTTGACATTGACGATCGTGCCGTCACTGTTCACGTTCCACTGCTGGTTGGCCTGGCCGTTGCAGTCCCAGATGACGGCCTTGGTCCCGTTGCTCGTGCCGAGGTTGTAGGCGTCCAGGCACTTGTTGCCGTACAGCACGAGTTCCTTGCGGGAGGTGTACGTCCAGGACTGGTTCTGGCCGCCGTTGCAGTCCCACAGCTCGGCCTGGGTGCCGTTGCCGATGGTGTTGTCGTAGATGTCGAGGCAGCGGCCGGACTGCTTGCCGACGGCGAGGGTGCCGTTGGCTCCGGGCAGCGGTCTGACCGTGATGGAGTCGAGCGTCGGGGCGCCCGAGAAGGTGAGCCTGTTGGCGGAACCCTTGGACAGGGCGACGGCCACGGAGACCGTGCCCGCGCTCGACCCGGTCGGCGGGAAGGAGACCGTGGTGGCGTTCTGGCCGTTGACCTGGAGGGTGGCCGTACGGGCGGTGGCGGCGGTGTTGGTGTAGGAGACGTCGACGGTCTTCACCCCGGTGCTGCCCGCGACCACGCCGGTGAAGGCCGAGCCGCCGGTGTACGTGCTGCTGGCCGCCTCGGTGCCGCCGGTCACCGTGAGCAGGACGGAGCCGCCGGCCGGGACGCTAGTGGTGTAGCCGGTGCCGTAACTGCCCACGTCGGAACGGGTCCACAGGTCCCGGACGGTCGCGGAGGCGTTGGTCAGGCCGAGGTCGGACCAGCGTACGGTGATGTTCCTGGCGGCGGACGTCCGGTTGAGCAGCACGACCGCGCGCTTGCCGGTACCCGACAGCACCCTGCCGTAGACCTGTGCCCCGGTGGTGTCCTCGGCGACCTTGACGCCCTGGAGTCCGCGCGCGTCCTGGTCGACGGCGATGACCTCGGGGTTCTTGAGGACGGCCGCGGTCTCCGACGTGATCGTCGTCAGGTCGTTGCCGGCCAGCAGCGGGGCGCCGGAGATCGCCCACAGGTTCATGTGGGTGCGGTTCTGGGCGGCGGTGAAGCCGTCCATGCCGACCATCAGCATGTCCGGGTCGTTGTAGTAGCCGGTGTGCTGGGCCGTGGGGTGCAGCGTCTGGTCGAAGTTGGACAGCAGGCTGCTCATCGACGGCTTGTTGCCGTAGTAGATGATGTCGGTGCTGGTCCGCCACATGGGGGCCTGGCCCGGTGCCCAGTTCCAGGGGTTCTGGTAGCCCCAGTTGCAGATCGAGAGCGTCAGCGGACGGCCGGTGGCCGCCGTGGCCCTGGTGACGGAGTCGCTGATGGCCCGGTAGGTGGTCTTCGCGTCGAGTTTCTCGGCGTCGCCGCCGCACCAGTCGACCTTGACGAAGTCGAAGCCCCAGGTGGAGAACTGCAGCATGTCCTGGTCGTAGTGGCCCTCGCTGCCCGAACCGGGCGCGGCGGGGCGGCCGGTCGGGAAGTAGTAGCCGCAGCCGTCCTTGCCGGCGTCGGTGTAGATGCCGGCCTTGAGGCCCTTGCTGTGGATGTAGTCGGCGATGGCACTCATGCCACCGGGCCACTCGGCGGTGTCGACGGTGATGTTCCCGGCGCTGTCGCGGGTGCCCTGCCACCAGCCCTCGTCGATGTTGATGTACGTGTACCCGGCCGCCGGCAGGCCCGCCGCGACGAACGCGTCGACCTGCTTCTTGATGACGTTGTAGTCGATCTTGGCGGCGAAACTGTTCCAGGAGGCCCAGCCCATGGGGGCGGCGGACACCGGTATCTGGCGGGTCGTGGCCGCCTGGGCCGGCCCGGGGCCGGCGAAGAGCAGTGCGGTGGCCACGGTCAGGACGAGGACCAGGACGCGTACGGTGGAGGCTCTGGAACGGCGGAGGAGACCTCTGACGGGCGGGCGCGGCGGGGCGGACGTGCGGGGGGACATGCGGCTCCTTCAGATGGGGGGAGAACCCATGTTGTGCGGTATTTCGGACACAGATCGATGAACCGAACGCATCGCGGGGCGAACGTAGAACCGCGAGAGGGCAAAGTCAACGGCTGCGACAGGGGTGATGTCCGGCGTGAACTCGCTGTCGTCAGCGGGTCGTTGTCCCCGTCCGGCGGTTGGCACCGTCATACTTCCGGCGTGCGCGTAGCGATCATGACAGCGGGATCCAGGGGCGACGTCGCCCCGTACACCGGTCTGGCGTACGGCCTGGTCCGTGCCGGGCACGAGGTCACCCTGGTCACCCACGGCTGCTTCGAGCGGCTCGTGGCGGGGTCCGGAGTCGGGTTCCGTCCCCTGCCGGTGGACCCCCGGGCGGAGCTGGAGTCGTCGCGGGGGCGCGGGCTGCACCGCAGCACGACCGGCGTGGGAAAACTGGTGCGGGTCGTCACGATGGCGCGGGCGCTGGCCGGACGGATGACCGACGATCTCGTGGCGGCCGCCCGGACGAGCGACGTGCTCCTGCCGGCCGCCTCCCTCGGCCCCCTGGGCCACGCCATCGCCGAGGGGCTGTCCCTGCCGAGCATCGGCGTCCACCTCCAACCACTCGCACCCACACGGGAGTTCGCGCCTCCGATACTGGGCGTCCGCTCATGGGGAGCCGTCCCCAACCGAATCGCCGGACACGGGGTGAACCTGGCCGTGGAGCGGGTCTTCGCCGAAGCCGTGCCGGCCGTGCGGGCCCGGCTCGGACTGCCCCGCGCCCGGGCCACGGCCGCGCTGCGCGGCCGGGACCGGGAACGCCGCGCCATGCCGGTGCTGCACGGCTTCAGCCCGCTGGTGGTACCCCGGCCGCGCGACTGGCGGGCCGGACTCGACGTGACCGGCTACTGGTGGCCGTACGACGGAACCGCCCCGCTCCCGTCCCGGCTGCGGGACTTCCTGGACGCGGGCCCCGCGCCCGTCTTCGTGGGGCTGGGCAGTGCGACCGTGCCCGACGCCCGGCGCCTGAGCGCCGAGGTCGTACGTGCCCTGCGCCTGGCCGGGCTGCGCGGGGTGATCCAGCGCGGCTGGGGCGGGCTCACGGCCGACGGCTCGGGCGAGGGCGAGGACATGCTAACCATCGACGAGGTCCCGCACTCCGCGCTCTTCCCCCGCGTGGCCGCGGTGGTCCACCACGCGGGCGCCGGCACCACCGCGGCCGGCCTGCGCGCCGGAGTTCCCGCCGTACCCGTCCCGGTCCAGTTCGACGAGGGTTTCTGGGCCGCCCGGCTGGTCGGCCTCGGCGTGGCCCCACGCGCCGTACCACTGCGCCGCCTGACCGCCGAAGCGCTGGCCCCGGCGCTCGTCCGGGCCGTCCGCGACCCCGCGTACGCCGAGCGCGCCCGAGCCCTCGGTGCCCGCATCCGGAGCGAGGACGGCGTGGGCGCCGTCGTGGCCGCGGTGAACCGGCTGGCCGACTGAACGCGGCCCGGGTCACCGGCACGCGCCGTACCACTGCGCCGCCTGACGGCGGACGCGCCGACCTCGCGCCACGTCCAGCTTCCGCTGGTCAGGACTCGGGGGGTTGCCATCCCGGGGGCCGCAGGATGGACAGCAGCTGCCGGACCAGTTCGTCGACGACCTCGTCGAGTGTCGCGTCCACCCAGCCCGCGTTCCAGTCGTGCAGCAGGCCGTTGACGCTGCCGATGAATCCGGTGGCCGCCAGCCGGAAGTCCCGGGGCGCCGCCTCCCCCCGGGCGACGGCCGCCGCCGCCTCGGCGCACACCAGGTTCACCCAACGGGAACGGCGGGCCAGCCGCTGTTCCTCCAGCCGGGGGCTGACGCCGATGATCTCGACGAAGGTGATGCGGACCCGGCGCGGGTCCGAGGTGACGTTCGCGGCGTACGCCCGGAAGATCGCGGCGGCGCGTTCGGCCAGCGGAACGGGCCCGATGCCGGTGATCGCGGCCAGGACGGCCTCCTCGGCCCAGCCGTTTACCTGGAGGTGCAGCGCGGCAAGGACGTCCTCGAGGGTGCGGAACTCCTCGTAGAACTGGCGGGTGGACAGTCCGGCGGCCTCGCTGAGCGCGGCGACGGTGGTGGAGCGGTAGCCGGGGACGTCTCCGAACAGCTGGAGGGCGGCGTCCAGGAACCGCCGGCGCCGCTCCGCCTGGCGCTCCTCGGCGGACTTGCCGCCGTAGCGGCCGGTCGCCGCCTTGAGCCTGCCCGTCACCCGCGCCTCCCTCTCTCGTCGTCGATCGCCACGCAGTCGATTTTGTCGTGTCCGCAGTCTTGTGGAGAAGGCACCCCCTTCCTTACTTTGCAGTAAGTTAACTCTGAATGCGTTCGTGTTCAGACTCGTAGGCCGTCTTGGCATGTTCCACTCATGACGCCCCACTCCAGAGGAGAGAGCACTCATGCCTGCTATCAGACCCAGGCACCTTTGCTCCGTAGCCGCCGCCCTCGTCCTGACCCTCACCGCCTCCGCGAGCGCCGCGACCGCCGCCACCCCCGCGGAGGTCTCCGCCGCCGCCCTGCGCGAGGTGCTGTTCGTCGGCAACAACTGGGACGGCACGGCCGACGTGATCAAGTCGTCCGGCGACTTCGCGAAGGTCGGCCGCATCAACGTGATCCCCGACAAGGACGCGCGGATGGCGGCGATCAACGCCGACCCGATCAAGTGGATCTACTTCATGGCGATCCGCAACGGCGTCGGGGAGGGACACGACCAGTTCGTCGACGACATGTACTCCACGCCCGACGGCAAGTCGGTGGTCGTCTCCCGGCCGAGTTTCGCCGACGTCGTCTCGATCGACCTTGGCACCGGCGCCATCAACTGGCGCTTCGCCGTGTCGGGTTACCGCTCGGACCACATGGCCGTCTCCCCCGACGGCACCCGGGTCGCGGTGTCGGCCTCGACCGCGAACACCGTGCACGTCCTCGACATCACCAGCGGCAAGCAGGTGGGTTCGTTCGCCACCGGGGACAAGCCGCACGAGAACATCTTCACCAAGGACGGCAAGTACATCTGGAACATGGCCATCGGTGACGTCAACACCGACCTGGACGACCCGGGTTGGGACTGGACCAAGGGCAACCGCTACATCACGGTCGTGGACGCGACGACGTACAAGCAGGTCAAGGTCATCGACATGCGCGCGCGCCTGGACGCGATCGGCCTGAAGGACTTCTCCGACGCGGTGCGGCCCGCCGTGTTCTCGCCGGACGAGTCGAAGCTCTACTTCCAGGTGTCGTTCTTCAACGGCTTCATGGAGTACGACGTCGCCACCGACAAGATCACCCGGGTGAAGACGCTGCCGAAGAACCCGGCGACCAGTGAGGACCGTACGACCTGGGTCAACGACTCGCGTCACCACGGCCTTTCGATGAGCCCCGACGGCAGCAAGCTGTGCGTCGCCGGCACGATGGACGACTACGCGACGGTCGTCGACCGGGCCACCCTCCAGGAAGGCCCGCTGAACACCGTCTCCAAGCCGTACTGGGCCACCGTCAGCGGGGACGGCAAGGACTGCGTGGTGTCCGAGAGCGGCGCCGACCAGGTCACGGCGATCGACTTCGCCACCGGCAAGAAGACGCTGTCGGTCCCGGTCGGCGACCACCCGCAGCGCGTACGACTGGGTCACGTGCTGTCCAACTGGACCGGTGCGTCGGCTCGTTGACAGCCCCGCCACCGGCACCCACGCCGACACCGGCTCCGGCACCGGTCCATGTCCTGGACCGGTGCCGGAGCCGTTCTGCGTCAGGTGTGCGAGGCCGCCCACGCGGCGAGTTCGGAGCGCGCCGCGCTCAGCACGGCCGAGGACGGCGACGTCGCCCCGTTGGTCACCAGCGCGTAGTGCAGGACTCCGGAGTCCTGGTCGGTGAGCAGGAGGCGACGGCTGCCCGTGCCACCGGGCTCGGGGGCCGCCGCGATCGGTGTCGTACTCGTGTACGCCGGCGGGGCATGGGCTGTGCCCAGGTCGGAGACCACCGTCGTCGACGAGGTCGGGAAGCTCGCCGGGAGGTGCAGCTCGGTGGGCGCGGAGCCGCCCCCGGAGCGCCACAGCAGGAGCCCGTACTGTCCGGAGCCGACGAGGTTCGCCACGTTCGGCAGTGAACCGGGCACCGGATTCCAGGTCAGGGTCGTGGAGCCGTCCCGGGAGCGGTCCTCGTAGCTGAAGGCCACGGTCGAGCCGGAGGTGGCGCTCGGGTAGACGCGATCGAGGAGCCGGGCGTCCTGCCGCAGTACCGCCGTGCCGGAGTCGTCGAGACGCACGGCCGAGAGGTCCTCGTCGTTCCAGGCGTCGCCGGAGGTCAGCACCTTGCCGGCGTTGCCGTTCATCAGCTCGTGGTGACGTCCGTTGTAGATGTCCCACTGCCACTGGCTGCCGGACAGGACCGGACCGGAGGTGGCCGGGGACGACCACCAACTCGCACCCTTCAGTCGGGAGTCGAGGGACTGGTACATCGCCTTGAGGACCGTCGGGGCCTTGTCGGCGACGGTGCCCGCCAGCGGGTGGCCGAACTCGCTGACCACGGCCGCCGTGCCGGCCGCCGCGGCCCGGTCGCGGATCGCCCCGAAGTCGGTGACGTACTGTCCGTCGGCCGCCTTGCCCCACATCAGGATGCCCGAGATGGCCTTCTGGTCGTAGAAGTGGGTGTTGAAGACGTAGCGGGAGCCGAGCGTGCCCGCGTCGAGCAGTCCGCCCTCCTGCTTCTGGGAGTCGATGTTGGCGTTCCAGAACAGGTTCGCCTCGACCATGGCCGGCTTGTCCTGCCAGCCCGCCGCGTCCATCCGGGCCCGGAACTTCACGTAGAAGGGCCAGAGCAGGTCGCGCTCCCAGGTACGGCTGGTCTGCCCCGAGGTGTAGGTGCCCGCGTACGGCTCGTTGTACGGGTCGAAACCGACGACCCCCGCGAACTCCTCGGCGCTCAGGTGCTGTCTGACGTACGCCATGGTCTGCTGGGCGGTGGCCAGGAAGGCGTCCTGGAGGCCGTAGGCGTTGTGCCAGAAGTCGTACTGGGCCGCCTTCACCGCGCCGTTCTGGGTGATGTTCTGCCCCCAGAAGAGGCAGATCCCGCAGGACTCGTCCGGGTAACTCGCGGCGTCCACCGCCCATTTGGGGGCGCCGTCGCCGGTGTACCAGCTGTCGTCGTCGAACAGCCAGCGGGAGTAGAGGTCCTGGTGGAAGTCGGGGTAGACGCGGATACCGGCGTCGAGGAAGACGCGCATCTGGTCCGTCGCGGCGGCCAGGTAGGCGGTGTCGACCTGGCCGCGGACCGGTTCGGCGTAGGCCCAGGAGAGCAGGAACCGGACGGAGTTGCCGCCGCCGAGGGTGCGCAGGGCCGTCGCCGACTTCCTGGCGTCGGCGACGGACGCGAAGGGCAGGCCGTTGTTCTCCGCGAGTTTGGTCTCACCGGAGACGTTGTAGCCGCGCAGGACGACCTCGCGGCCGTTGCCGTCGACGAAGCGGCCGTTCGACACGGTGAGCGCCGTGCCGTCGAACGGGAGGGAGTCGGGGAGGGTGGCGGCCGTGGCGGACGGGGAGCCCGCCACCGTGAGGAAACCGCAGAGTCCGCAGAGGACAACCAGAACAACGAGCAGACGTGCCCGGATATTCGGCATGTCCACTACAGTCCGGTGATTTCACGACACCGTCAATACCTTCTGACTCACAAGTAAGTTGACTACCCACCAGCTCAGTTGCCCGTCCTGCCCGTCACGTTCAGCAAGTACTCCTTGCGGTTGAGCGGATTCTGGTCGGTGCGCGGCCGCTCGGGGACGGTCCCCCGGACGACGGGCGCGTAGTGGTCGAAGGCGCTCTCCCACTCGCCCTCCCCGCGGGTCAGTCCCGGCAGCCGCTGCTCGAGACCGTGCACCAGAGCTGCCGGAACCGCTCCCTCCAGCAGGCCGAGGCCGTCCCGCGTGTCCGTCGCCCGCGGTACGGCCCGCGACGCGGCCAGCACCGGCAGCAGGGCGCCCAGCGTGTCCGCCGGGGCCTCGACGCGGAAGTGGTGCATCGGCTCGTACACCCGGGTGCCCGCCCGCCGCAGCGCCTCGACCAGGACCAGCGGGGTCACGCCGCGGAAGTCCGCGCCCGTGCTGGACATGCTCTTGTCGAAACCCTGGTGGGCGTGGCTCTGCCGGGGCGAGTAGCCGCAGTGGGTCATGGTGACCGTGCAGTCGGTCACCCGCCAGCCGTGCAGACCCTGTCCGAGGGTCTCCCGCACGGTGTCCTCGACGGCCTTGAAGAAGGCGTACGGCATGGAGCCGAGCTCCACCTCCAGCCGGAAGTCCACCCCGGAGCCGGCCGGCGCCGGGTCGACCCGCAGACCGACCGTCGCCAGGAACGGATTCGGGTCCTTCTTGTTGAACTCGACCGCGGCTCCTGTCCCGGCCGGCCGCTCGATGCACAGGGGCGTGGTCTCGCGGAAGGCGACCTCGAGTCCGAACTCCTCGGCGAGGGTGGCCTGGATGACCTCCTTCTGCACCTCGCCGTAGAGGGACACGGAGATCTCCCGGCGCACCTCGTCGTGCCGCAGGTCGATCAGCGGGTCCTGCTCGGCGAGCCGGGTGAGCGCGAGGTGCAGAGCCCGCCGGTCCGTGCCGGGGCCTGTGACGACGACCGTCTCCAGGGTCGGCGGGGCGAAGAAGCGCGCCTCCCGCTTGCGGGGTTCGCCGATGGCGTCGCCGATCCTGATGCCGGTCAGGCCCCACAGCCTGGCGATCCGGCCGGCGGCCACCGCCTCGGCCCGGACGTCCTCTCCCTGGTCGAAGACGGTGATCCCGGTGACCCGGCCTTCCGGCCGTGCGGAGCCTGCCGCGAGCGCGCCCGCCGGCTTCGCACTCCCCCCGGCCGCGCCCCGGTCCCGAGGGTCCCGAGTGCCCGGGGATCCCGCCGCGTCGCCCTCCGCCCGTACGGAGCCCGCCGAACCCACGCCCTTCGGCTCCGCTCTCCCCGCCGCGGCCCTGTCCTGAGGCCGCTCGGACGCGGCCGCGCCCACGCCCTCCGCCCGTGCGCCGCCCCGTTCCCGCCCGGCCTCCTCACCGAAGGGGATCCGGTCGCGGACGCGCAGTGTCCCGGAGAAGACCCGGGCGTACGCCACCTTCTCCCCCGCCGGACCCCGCTCGACCTTGAACACGGTCCCCGACAGGGGCCCGGCGGGGTCGCCGTCGGCGGCCGGGAGCAGCTTCCTGACGCCCGTGACCAGGTCGTCCACGCCCGCTCCGGTAGCGGCGGAGCCGAAGTACACGGGGTGCACCAGTGCCTGCCCGGTCTGGGCGGCGAGGGCCGCGCCGATCCGGTCGCCGGACAGGACACCCTCGACGTACGCGGCCAGCAGGTCCTCGTCCCGGTCGGCGAGGACGTCGAGCGCGGCCGGGCCGAGCCCGGGGACGAAGCGGGCGCCGGGCGTGCCGAGTCCCGCGGTCGTCCCCATCGGCACGACCGCGGCAGTGAGCCGCTCGCTGATCGCCCGCAGGACGCCCTCGTACCGCGCCCCGCGCCGGTCGATCTTGTTGACGAAGACGAGCGTGGGGATGCGCAGTCGTCGCAGGGTCCGCATCAGGACGCGGGTCTGCGCCTGTACGCCCTCGACGGCGGAGACGACCAGGACGGCGCCGTCGAGGACGCCCAGCACCCGCTCCACCTCGGCGATGAAGTCCGGGTGTCCTGGGGTGTCGATGAGGTTGACCGTCACGTCGTCGACCGCGAAGGACACGACGGCGGACTTGATGGTGATGCCGCGCCGGCGCTCCAGCGCGAGGGTGTCGGTCACGGTGTTGCCGTCGTCGACGCGACCGATCTCGTCGATCACTCCGACCGCGTGCAGCAGCCGCTCGGTCAGGCTGGTCTTACCTGCGTCGACGTGCGCGAGAATGCCGAGGTTGAGCAAGTGCACGAAGTGTCATGTCCTTTGAAGAGTGGGGTGTTCCTTCCGGGCGGGACATGAACGGTGTGCGCATTGCTGCTCCTGGTTCTGCGGCGACGGATCCCCTTCAGTGCAGCAGTCCCCCGAGCGCCGCCGCAACGGATTAACGCTCGGCCACGACCGCTCCGCCGTCGCACCGGCACACGTCGATGCCGGGCGCGTGGCGCTCCGCGGCGGCTCGCGGCGCCGGTGCGAGGCTTGCACCGGCCGGAGCGCGCCCGGCGCATCCTGGTGACAGGCCCTGGCGGCCGGTGAAAGGAGCGGATCGTGCGGGACATCCTTCCGGTGCTGAGCGGCTGGTACGCGGCCGGTGAACCCTTCGGCCTGGCCACGGTCGTCGCCGTGAGCCGCTCCGCCCCGCGCGACCCCGGCGCGGCCATGGCCGTGGGCCCCGGCGACGAGGTCGTGGGCAGCGTGTCCGGCGGCTGCGTCGAGGCGGCGGTCTTCGAACTCGCCCGGGAGGTGGTGGCGAGCGGGGAGCCCCGCCTGGAGACCTTCGGGTACAGCGACACGGACGCGTTCGCGGTGGGGCTGACCTGTGGCGGGGAGATCACCCTGCTGGTACGCCCCGTCACGGCGTCGGCCGATCCGTCCTTCGGCGCGGTCGCCGAGTCCGTCGGCGCGGGCCGTCCGGTGACCGTGGCCACCGTGACCGACGGGCCCGCACCGCGCGGGGCCACGCTCGCCGTCTGGCCGGAGACGGCCTCCGGCACCCTGGGCACGCCCGGCCTGGACGTGGCGGTGACCGCCGACGCCCGCGGTGAACTCGCCCTCGGTGCCACGGGACTCAGGCACTACGGGCCGCACGGCGAGCGGCGCGAGGACGCGGTCACCGTGTTCCTGCACTCCTACGCGCCGCCGCCCCGCCTGCTGGTGTTCGGCGCGATCGACTACGCGGCCGCGGTCGCCCGGATCGGCGCCTTCCTCGGCTACCGGGTCACGGTGTGCGACGCCCGCCCGGTCTTCGCGACACCCAAGCGCTTCCCGGAGGGCGTGGAGGTGGTCGTGGACTGGCCGCACCGCTACCTGCGGGGCACCGACACCGAC
It includes:
- a CDS encoding XdhC family protein; its protein translation is MRDILPVLSGWYAAGEPFGLATVVAVSRSAPRDPGAAMAVGPGDEVVGSVSGGCVEAAVFELAREVVASGEPRLETFGYSDTDAFAVGLTCGGEITLLVRPVTASADPSFGAVAESVGAGRPVTVATVTDGPAPRGATLAVWPETASGTLGTPGLDVAVTADARGELALGATGLRHYGPHGERREDAVTVFLHSYAPPPRLLVFGAIDYAAAVARIGAFLGYRVTVCDARPVFATPKRFPEGVEVVVDWPHRYLRGTDTDERTVICVLTHDPKFDVPLLEVALRRPAAYIGAMGSRRTHDDRMGRLLEAGVPEAELSRLRSPVGLDLGARTPEEVAVSVAAEIVALRWGGSGAPLTVTAGTIHPAGPSPGA
- a CDS encoding GTP-binding protein, encoding MHLLNLGILAHVDAGKTSLTERLLHAVGVIDEIGRVDDGNTVTDTLALERRRGITIKSAVVSFAVDDVTVNLIDTPGHPDFIAEVERVLGVLDGAVLVVSAVEGVQAQTRVLMRTLRRLRIPTLVFVNKIDRRGARYEGVLRAISERLTAAVVPMGTTAGLGTPGARFVPGLGPAALDVLADRDEDLLAAYVEGVLSGDRIGAALAAQTGQALVHPVYFGSAATGAGVDDLVTGVRKLLPAADGDPAGPLSGTVFKVERGPAGEKVAYARVFSGTLRVRDRIPFGEEAGRERGGARAEGVGAAASERPQDRAAAGRAEPKGVGSAGSVRAEGDAAGSPGTRDPRDRGAAGGSAKPAGALAAGSARPEGRVTGITVFDQGEDVRAEAVAAGRIARLWGLTGIRIGDAIGEPRKREARFFAPPTLETVVVTGPGTDRRALHLALTRLAEQDPLIDLRHDEVRREISVSLYGEVQKEVIQATLAEEFGLEVAFRETTPLCIERPAGTGAAVEFNKKDPNPFLATVGLRVDPAPAGSGVDFRLEVELGSMPYAFFKAVEDTVRETLGQGLHGWRVTDCTVTMTHCGYSPRQSHAHQGFDKSMSSTGADFRGVTPLVLVEALRRAGTRVYEPMHHFRVEAPADTLGALLPVLAASRAVPRATDTRDGLGLLEGAVPAALVHGLEQRLPGLTRGEGEWESAFDHYAPVVRGTVPERPRTDQNPLNRKEYLLNVTGRTGN